The candidate division WOR-3 bacterium genome has a segment encoding these proteins:
- a CDS encoding NAD+ synthase produces MKICLAQLNPCVADFEGNFEKAKKAFSIAGSQGADLIVFPELYVTGYPPKDLLEDERFLRKIEVFNEKYKKLGAGYGGLAAVLGTVTRNRSGKGKRLFNSVLVVANGEEIFFQAKSLLPFYDVFDEGRYFEPSEQSEILVYKDKKIGLTVCEDAWSESGLWGDSVLYDKNPVKELKSKDAELIINISASPFSAGKTLLRKKVFGDLAKKYGILFMHVNQVGANDELIFDGNSSVFACSSDPVLTLASFEEEIGFFDTDDISGVEKSVLLSETEEIFTALKLGVKDYFRKCGFERAVIGLSGGIDSAVTACIAVEALGKDNVVGITMPSKYSSEGSVEDSRILASNLGIKFHEISIEEIYDSYLASLDPFFSGKKFDSTEENIQARIRGNLLMAFSNKFGSIVLSTGNKSELAVGYCTLYGDMSGGLAVLSDVFKTTVYQLSNYINRTAEIIPQSIIEKPPSAELRPAQKDQDTLPPYEILDDILKCYLEEKMKPEEIAGRGHKKKTVEWVLQRVFQNEYKRQQAALGLKISEKAFGFGRRMPIAARYFNI; encoded by the coding sequence ATGAAAATTTGCCTGGCGCAACTAAACCCCTGCGTAGCCGATTTTGAAGGGAATTTCGAGAAAGCGAAAAAAGCTTTCTCAATCGCAGGATCCCAAGGGGCTGACCTCATAGTCTTTCCGGAACTTTACGTCACGGGGTATCCTCCAAAAGATCTTCTCGAAGACGAACGTTTTCTCCGAAAAATAGAGGTTTTCAACGAAAAGTACAAAAAACTTGGTGCTGGTTATGGAGGGTTAGCTGCTGTCCTTGGGACTGTCACCAGAAACAGAAGCGGAAAGGGCAAGAGGCTTTTCAACTCAGTTCTGGTCGTGGCGAATGGAGAAGAAATTTTCTTTCAGGCAAAATCACTGCTTCCTTTCTACGACGTGTTCGACGAAGGCAGATATTTTGAACCTTCAGAACAATCCGAGATTCTGGTTTACAAAGACAAGAAAATCGGTCTGACCGTTTGTGAAGACGCGTGGTCTGAATCAGGTCTTTGGGGCGACAGCGTTCTTTATGATAAAAACCCCGTAAAAGAGCTTAAGAGCAAAGACGCAGAACTGATAATAAACATATCTGCCTCTCCGTTTTCTGCGGGGAAAACTTTATTGAGAAAAAAAGTTTTCGGTGACCTGGCAAAAAAATACGGAATTTTATTCATGCACGTAAACCAAGTCGGTGCAAACGACGAGTTGATTTTCGACGGAAACAGCTCTGTGTTCGCTTGTAGTTCTGACCCGGTTTTAACCCTCGCGTCTTTTGAAGAAGAAATCGGATTTTTCGACACGGATGATATATCCGGAGTTGAAAAAAGCGTCTTATTGTCCGAGACCGAAGAAATTTTTACGGCACTTAAGCTTGGTGTCAAGGATTACTTCCGAAAATGCGGTTTTGAGAGAGCGGTAATAGGGCTGTCGGGAGGCATTGATTCCGCGGTGACTGCCTGCATAGCCGTTGAAGCGCTCGGAAAAGATAATGTCGTCGGCATCACCATGCCTTCTAAATACTCTTCTGAAGGCAGCGTCGAAGATTCAAGGATATTGGCTTCAAACCTCGGAATAAAGTTTCACGAAATAAGCATAGAAGAGATCTACGATTCCTACCTTGCTTCTCTTGACCCTTTTTTCAGCGGAAAAAAATTCGACTCTACCGAAGAAAACATCCAGGCGAGAATAAGAGGTAATCTGCTCATGGCCTTTTCGAACAAATTCGGATCCATAGTCCTTTCGACAGGAAACAAAAGCGAACTCGCTGTCGGCTACTGCACCTTGTACGGAGACATGAGCGGGGGGCTGGCTGTTCTTTCTGATGTCTTTAAGACGACCGTTTACCAACTCTCAAACTACATAAACAGAACCGCTGAAATTATACCTCAAAGCATAATAGAAAAGCCGCCTTCGGCTGAATTGAGACCCGCTCAGAAAGACCAGGACACTTTGCCTCCTTACGAAATACTCGACGATATATTGAAGTGTTATTTGGAAGAGAAAATGAAACCGGAAGAAATCGCCGGGAGAGGTCACAAAAAGAAGACGGTTGAATGGGTTCTCCAAAGAGTTTTCCAGAACGAATACAAAAGACAACAAGCCGCTCTGGGTTTAAAGATTTCGGAAAAAGCTTTCGGCTTCGGACGAAGAATGCCGATAGCGGCAAGATATTTCAATATTTAG